The proteins below come from a single Caulobacter segnis ATCC 21756 genomic window:
- the msrA gene encoding peptide-methionine (S)-S-oxide reductase MsrA: MLSLKKTLEMPTVDTALPGRAEPIPTAETHFVNGHALKGPYPDGLETAIFAMGCFWGVERIFWKIPGVYVTAAGYAGGITPNPTYEETCTGRTGHTEVVLVVFDPKVVTYEALLKTFWENHDPTQGMRQGGDIGTQYRSGIYVTNDAQAAAAVESKEAYQQALSAKGLGDITTEIAAAGPFYFAEDYHQQYLAKNPNGYCGIGGTGVVCPIGLGVPGGVPGGVEA; the protein is encoded by the coding sequence ATGCTGTCGCTGAAGAAAACCCTCGAGATGCCCACCGTCGACACGGCCCTGCCCGGTCGCGCCGAGCCGATCCCCACGGCGGAGACTCACTTCGTCAACGGCCATGCCCTGAAGGGTCCTTATCCGGACGGCCTGGAGACGGCGATCTTCGCCATGGGCTGCTTCTGGGGCGTCGAGCGCATCTTCTGGAAGATCCCGGGCGTCTATGTGACCGCCGCCGGCTACGCGGGCGGGATCACGCCGAACCCGACCTATGAAGAGACCTGCACGGGCCGCACCGGGCACACCGAGGTCGTGCTGGTGGTGTTCGACCCCAAGGTCGTCACCTACGAGGCGCTGCTGAAGACCTTCTGGGAGAATCACGACCCGACCCAGGGCATGCGCCAGGGCGGCGACATCGGCACCCAGTACCGCTCGGGCATCTACGTGACGAATGACGCCCAGGCGGCCGCCGCCGTGGAGTCGAAGGAAGCCTACCAGCAGGCGCTGTCGGCCAAGGGTCTGGGCGACATCACCACCGAGATCGCGGCCGCCGGCCCGTTCTACTTCGCCGAAGACTACCACCAGCAGTACCTGGCCAAGAACCCGAACGGTTATTGCGGCATCGGCGGCACGGGCGTGGTCTGCCCGATCGGCTTGGGCGTCCCCGGGGGCGTCCCCGGGGGCGTCGAGGCCTGA
- a CDS encoding matrixin family metalloprotease — protein MTRESATNAKPLALAKRKDKSRHIHHLRNGFRCDTDRRGYATPDNKSPEKLVVDASEGFIPLWDKNVILRWRFAEGTLDHFQDPAAAERAIETLFGKAVLAWGDAVPIKFAKRTDAWDFQIVVRQADDCDDSGCVLASAFFPDAGRHRLDIYPKMFEQSDQEQLETLAHELGHVFGLRHFFALLSEKSFPAEIFGVHRRFSIMNYGEDSFLTQEDKSDLAKLYAAAWSRQLTDINGTPIHLVRPFHEGAAPSGALAVAAVRA, from the coding sequence ATGACCCGGGAGTCCGCCACCAACGCCAAGCCCCTCGCGCTCGCCAAGCGCAAGGACAAGTCGCGGCACATCCATCACTTGCGGAACGGCTTCCGCTGCGACACCGATAGACGCGGCTACGCGACGCCCGACAACAAGAGCCCCGAAAAGCTCGTCGTCGACGCGTCCGAGGGCTTTATCCCGCTATGGGACAAGAACGTGATCCTCCGCTGGCGCTTCGCGGAAGGAACGCTTGATCACTTTCAGGACCCCGCCGCCGCCGAACGCGCCATAGAGACGCTGTTTGGCAAGGCCGTCCTGGCGTGGGGCGACGCCGTTCCCATCAAGTTCGCCAAGCGCACCGATGCTTGGGACTTCCAGATCGTCGTCCGGCAAGCCGACGATTGCGACGACAGCGGCTGCGTACTGGCCAGCGCGTTCTTCCCGGACGCCGGCCGCCATCGGCTCGATATCTATCCCAAGATGTTCGAGCAGAGCGATCAGGAGCAACTCGAGACCCTGGCGCACGAGCTCGGTCACGTGTTCGGCCTGCGCCACTTCTTCGCCCTGCTCTCGGAGAAAAGCTTCCCCGCCGAGATCTTCGGCGTCCACCGACGGTTCTCGATCATGAACTACGGCGAGGACAGCTTCCTGACCCAGGAGGACAAGTCGGACCTGGCCAAGCTTTACGCGGCCGCCTGGAGCCGCCAGCTGACGGACATCAACGGGACGCCCATCCACCTCGTCCGCCCGTTCCACGAAGGGGCGGCGCCGAGCGGCGCGCTGGCCGTCGCGGCTGTCAGGGCTTAG